One genomic region from Streptomyces sp. NBC_00457 encodes:
- a CDS encoding winged helix-turn-helix domain-containing protein produces MVVDPKHAAVNGRARSQAPPKSHQQVADELRARIRSGELQPGQRMPTQARLADEFGVERGAVRQALRILQSEHLLTNVSKGSPATVAPDLSRVLVGPGAPPLPTMVALAPRIADAFAGTHVEIDALCLTSINLTLAIGEPLRQIHTGQLKPAKVDVRVLLPSRDIDLAFPAPVDPTDDDYVHRRWLSQRNAQGQVLQHNLLALRSSHGIDVDVSFRALPFTPPVKLYLLNNTEALFAYYTLTRREQEIEHEHLEMYDAEGSQSMLFAFEQGGGLRDTTFVEQSQLWFNALWETISSELVLTS; encoded by the coding sequence TTGGTCGTGGACCCGAAACACGCCGCCGTCAATGGACGGGCGAGGTCACAGGCGCCACCCAAGTCACATCAACAGGTGGCCGACGAGCTGCGCGCCCGCATCAGGTCGGGTGAGCTGCAGCCGGGCCAACGCATGCCGACGCAGGCCAGGTTGGCCGACGAGTTCGGCGTCGAGCGAGGGGCCGTACGGCAGGCGCTGCGCATCCTGCAGTCGGAGCACCTGCTCACCAACGTCTCCAAGGGCAGCCCGGCCACCGTCGCACCCGACCTGAGCAGGGTGCTGGTCGGCCCGGGTGCCCCGCCCCTGCCCACGATGGTGGCGCTGGCCCCCCGCATCGCGGACGCGTTCGCCGGCACGCATGTCGAGATCGACGCGCTCTGCCTCACCTCGATCAACCTCACCCTCGCCATCGGCGAGCCACTGCGCCAGATCCACACCGGGCAGCTGAAACCGGCCAAGGTCGACGTCCGGGTCCTGCTGCCCAGCCGCGACATCGATCTCGCCTTCCCGGCGCCCGTGGATCCCACCGACGACGACTACGTGCACCGCCGCTGGCTCTCCCAGCGCAACGCCCAGGGCCAGGTCCTCCAGCACAACCTGCTGGCCCTGCGCTCCTCGCACGGCATCGACGTCGACGTCTCGTTCCGCGCCCTGCCCTTCACCCCGCCCGTGAAGCTGTACCTGCTCAACAACACGGAGGCGCTCTTCGCGTACTACACGCTCACGCGACGCGAGCAGGAGATCGAGCACGAGCACCTGGAGATGTACGACGCCGAGGGCTCCCAGTCCATGCTGTTCGCCTTCGAGCAGGGCGGCGGCTTACGTGACACCACGTTCGTGGAGCAGTCCCAGCTGTGGTTCAACGCACTGTGGGAGACGATCAGTTCGGAGCTGGTGCTCACGAGCTGA
- a CDS encoding GntR family transcriptional regulator — MVVTQENVAVNVNGNRMSPQEIADALRERIRAGELKAGDRLPTQADLAEEFGVERGTVRQALRALQDDGLLSNVSKGSPPRVAEPAPVLGEPQPTMVGLAPRLADAFSQPHVRIDAACLTAETLMLALSSPLHRIHEGRVRPKSIDVRILLPSRDITLAFPAPVDGDDESVHDRWLSMRNAQGHVLRHNLLALRSTHGIDVHVTFRALPFTPPVKLYLLNEAEALIAYYMITRREEPTDSGTLDMYDTLGTESLLFSFVRRAGQRDAAFVEESQKWFDALWETITTDLTLP; from the coding sequence TTGGTCGTGACCCAGGAGAACGTGGCAGTGAACGTGAACGGCAACAGAATGTCGCCCCAGGAGATCGCCGACGCCCTGCGGGAGCGGATCCGCGCCGGAGAACTCAAGGCGGGCGACCGCCTGCCCACCCAGGCCGACCTCGCCGAGGAGTTCGGCGTGGAGCGCGGCACCGTGCGCCAGGCCCTCCGGGCGCTCCAGGACGACGGTCTCCTGAGCAACGTCAGCAAGGGCAGCCCGCCCCGTGTCGCCGAGCCGGCCCCGGTGCTGGGCGAGCCCCAGCCGACGATGGTCGGGTTGGCACCACGTCTGGCGGACGCGTTCTCGCAGCCGCACGTGCGCATCGACGCGGCATGTCTGACCGCCGAGACCCTGATGCTGGCCCTGAGCTCGCCGCTGCACCGGATCCATGAGGGGAGGGTGCGCCCAAAGTCGATCGACGTGCGCATCCTGCTGCCCTCCCGGGACATCACGCTCGCGTTCCCGGCGCCGGTCGACGGCGACGACGAGTCGGTGCACGACCGCTGGCTGTCGATGCGCAACGCCCAGGGCCACGTCCTGCGGCACAACCTGCTGGCCCTGCGCTCCACGCACGGCATCGACGTGCACGTCACCTTCCGCGCGCTGCCCTTCACCCCGCCGGTGAAGCTGTACCTGCTCAACGAGGCCGAGGCGCTGATCGCGTACTACATGATCACGCGCCGCGAGGAGCCCACGGACTCCGGCACCCTCGACATGTACGACACCCTGGGCACCGAATCCCTCCTCTTCTCCTTCGTCCGGCGGGCCGGTCAGCGCGACGCCGCATTCGTGGAGGAATCCCAGAAGTGGTTCGACGCCCTCTGGGAAACCATCACCACGGACCTGACACTTCCCTAG
- a CDS encoding HAD family hydrolase, with translation MTSDTTQTDPVAAENETDAEQLEELRELIKPARVVLWDFDGPVCRLFAGHSAERVAVELVDWLEGRGLHGLVTEAERESLDPHVVLRAVDLRHPGSDLVAELEERLTLEELRAVSSAMPTMYADVLIRTWTAMGTRLAIATNNSPRVVSTYLQGRDLASCFAPHIYGRTRDLHRLKPDPDCLNRALTVMGAAPSAALMIGDTPSDYLAARSAGVPFLGYARNNRKAKLLREAGATSIVQSLFPVLHAVRDQA, from the coding sequence GTGACTTCTGATACGACGCAGACCGATCCGGTGGCAGCAGAGAACGAGACCGACGCGGAGCAGCTGGAAGAGCTCCGGGAGCTGATCAAACCTGCCCGGGTCGTGCTCTGGGACTTCGACGGCCCCGTCTGCCGGCTGTTCGCCGGGCACTCGGCGGAACGCGTGGCGGTGGAACTGGTGGACTGGCTGGAGGGCCGTGGACTGCACGGCCTGGTCACGGAGGCCGAGCGCGAGTCGCTGGACCCGCATGTCGTCCTGCGCGCCGTGGACCTTCGGCACCCCGGCAGCGACCTGGTCGCCGAGCTGGAGGAACGTCTCACCTTGGAGGAACTGCGGGCCGTGTCCTCGGCGATGCCCACCATGTACGCCGACGTGCTGATCCGCACGTGGACGGCGATGGGCACCCGCCTGGCCATCGCCACGAACAACTCCCCGCGCGTGGTCAGCACGTACCTCCAAGGCCGTGACCTGGCCTCCTGTTTCGCCCCCCACATCTACGGCCGCACCCGGGACCTCCACCGCCTCAAGCCGGACCCGGACTGCCTCAACCGCGCCCTCACGGTGATGGGCGCGGCCCCGTCCGCCGCCCTGATGATCGGCGACACCCCCTCGGACTACCTCGCCGCCCGCAGCGCCGGCGTCCCGTTCCTCGGCTACGCGCGTAACAACCGCAAGGCGAAGCTGCTACGGGAGGCCGGAGCCACGTCGATCGTGCAGTCGCTGTTTCCGGTGCTGCATGCGGTGCGGGATCAGGCCTGA
- a CDS encoding winged helix-turn-helix domain-containing protein: MDAQQTGDGGGKEFQKVSDELRSRITDGTYPLGSFLPSQRDLAEEFGVSRDTVQRALRELAGERWIDPRQGSGTRVINTQRIQSTAAKATRSRHGATLGPFISEAFERPEVTLDVYTLTSESLDAHIRLQAERIRAGFIRPERIALRMLLPSTTLQLPYPKALDVDEDTPRLQARLRAITERHTDSLRNVLRELHAEQLVPSVDVQIRHAPLTPTFKLYLLNGVEALHGLYGITRRPVVIGDEEIDALDVLGLGATLTHHVKDTDQNSPGSVFVESMESWFESVWTLLSE; this comes from the coding sequence GTGGACGCACAGCAGACCGGTGACGGTGGCGGCAAGGAGTTCCAGAAGGTCTCCGACGAGCTCCGCAGCCGGATAACGGACGGGACCTACCCCCTTGGGTCCTTCCTGCCGTCACAGCGCGATCTCGCCGAGGAATTCGGTGTCTCCCGGGACACCGTGCAGCGGGCGCTGCGCGAACTCGCGGGGGAGCGATGGATCGACCCGCGACAGGGCAGTGGCACGCGCGTGATCAACACACAGCGCATCCAGTCGACGGCCGCCAAGGCGACCCGGTCGCGACACGGTGCGACGCTGGGCCCCTTCATCAGCGAGGCGTTCGAACGGCCCGAAGTCACCCTGGACGTCTACACGTTGACCTCAGAGTCCCTCGATGCGCACATTCGCCTTCAGGCGGAGCGGATCCGGGCCGGCTTCATCCGTCCCGAACGCATCGCCCTGCGCATGCTTCTGCCGTCCACGACCCTGCAACTGCCCTATCCGAAGGCCTTGGACGTCGACGAGGACACGCCGCGGCTGCAGGCCCGCCTGCGCGCCATCACGGAGCGGCACACGGACTCGCTGCGCAACGTCCTGAGGGAACTGCACGCCGAGCAGCTGGTGCCGTCCGTCGATGTGCAGATACGGCATGCGCCGCTGACACCGACGTTCAAGCTCTATCTGCTCAATGGAGTGGAGGCGCTGCACGGCCTGTACGGGATCACCCGGCGTCCGGTGGTGATCGGCGACGAAGAAATCGACGCCCTCGACGTCCTCGGTCTCGGAGCCACGCTGACCCACCACGTGAAGGACACGGACCAGAACTCGCCGGGATCCGTGTTCGTGGAAAGCATGGAGTCCTGGTTCGAGTCGGTCTGGACGCTGCTGTCCGAGTGA
- a CDS encoding phosphotransferase family protein produces MAAPPRPRPFLGERATPDAAYGQLVEHAAQLGQAISGHHNKNYVLPLPETMARLLRRDTGTSVTVRIRRAEVLPVVIRTWENEAAVLNAIQGVLPHVPECLVKRDGFAIHSYVDGVPLSSVCGNGKPVDTLLIKALAGLLAQMTQVRRTDLPPLPKAWPTNHLDSQGFLQTLAHLADQQIRRPNWAEFGGLFAALGVPEDAMVRLAERVPAMARRPYSLLHADLHRDNLILPYASAAEKPPLICVDWELATYGDPLHDLATHLVRMRYPSHQRTEVVDAWAEAMQETRPAAVNGLARDLRNYLAFELAQSVYPDVMRAARSLEESFTQNSLDEATLEVHRALEAAAVPLRLGKVPSKEEIEGALFRWLASRNQRVGGGRDLIAQAFTWEPDRRLPEHPEFPDSAVTDALMAEGAAPAGQVFKGTAHLNTVVRVPDIEFPVVVRRRLRGVCRRERSFLSEHSVLRAIEESPAQVAAPRALALGRGYPGDPFIIHTYVGPHDIGRPPSHPVHGLLPHEADGLVRQLVALTEVDYKRVDPAAGEGGFHRWLTDQLLFLVSELPKESQQLARQLGLPDADGLRQNLSRHEVTDRKPALLHGDLNPWNLVRRDDRLALTIIDWEMAVVGDPLYDLVRHMHLTPTRPEIRDRMFRLWERLLPPEYTCDWRKDWRVYRWIEIVRSAYIDLDRLVTGASLDAPNVRRAVDSYAMTLAAAKGLLGLPDRRTANPYLARALV; encoded by the coding sequence GTGGCCGCACCGCCTCGTCCCCGTCCTTTTCTCGGGGAGCGTGCCACGCCCGACGCTGCGTACGGGCAGCTCGTGGAGCACGCCGCGCAGTTAGGGCAGGCCATCAGCGGGCACCACAACAAGAACTACGTGCTGCCACTCCCTGAAACCATGGCGCGGCTGCTGCGTCGTGACACCGGTACGTCCGTGACTGTGCGGATCCGGCGTGCCGAGGTGCTGCCCGTGGTGATCAGGACCTGGGAGAACGAGGCAGCGGTCCTCAATGCCATCCAAGGGGTTCTGCCGCACGTTCCGGAGTGCCTCGTCAAACGGGACGGCTTCGCGATCCACAGCTATGTGGACGGTGTTCCACTCTCCAGCGTCTGCGGCAATGGCAAGCCCGTCGACACACTGCTCATCAAGGCACTGGCCGGCCTCCTCGCCCAGATGACCCAGGTGCGGCGCACTGACCTGCCGCCGCTGCCGAAAGCCTGGCCCACCAACCATCTGGACAGCCAGGGCTTTCTGCAGACCCTGGCGCACCTCGCGGACCAGCAGATCAGACGGCCCAACTGGGCTGAGTTCGGTGGACTGTTCGCGGCGCTCGGAGTCCCTGAGGACGCCATGGTCCGCCTGGCCGAGCGGGTCCCCGCGATGGCGCGGCGACCGTACAGCCTGCTCCACGCGGACCTCCACCGGGACAACCTGATCCTTCCGTATGCTTCCGCCGCCGAAAAACCGCCCCTCATCTGCGTCGACTGGGAGCTGGCGACCTACGGCGATCCGCTGCACGACCTCGCGACGCATCTAGTGCGCATGCGGTACCCGTCCCATCAGCGGACCGAGGTGGTCGACGCCTGGGCGGAGGCGATGCAGGAGACCCGCCCCGCCGCGGTCAACGGCCTGGCCCGGGATCTGCGCAACTACCTCGCCTTCGAGCTGGCCCAGTCGGTCTACCCGGACGTGATGCGCGCCGCGCGGTCGCTGGAGGAATCCTTCACTCAGAACAGCCTGGACGAGGCGACGCTGGAGGTGCACCGGGCCCTCGAGGCGGCGGCCGTACCGCTCCGGCTCGGCAAGGTGCCGAGCAAGGAGGAGATCGAAGGCGCCCTCTTCCGGTGGCTGGCGTCGCGGAACCAGCGCGTCGGTGGGGGCCGGGACCTGATCGCCCAGGCCTTCACCTGGGAGCCGGACCGACGACTTCCCGAGCACCCCGAATTCCCGGATTCCGCCGTGACGGATGCCCTGATGGCGGAAGGGGCCGCTCCGGCGGGCCAGGTGTTCAAGGGGACCGCGCATCTGAACACGGTGGTCCGGGTGCCGGACATCGAGTTTCCCGTCGTCGTACGGCGCAGGCTGCGGGGCGTCTGCCGCCGGGAACGCAGCTTTCTCAGCGAGCACTCCGTGCTGCGGGCCATCGAGGAATCGCCCGCGCAGGTGGCGGCGCCGAGGGCGCTCGCGCTCGGTCGGGGCTATCCCGGTGACCCTTTCATCATTCACACGTATGTCGGGCCCCATGACATCGGGCGGCCCCCCAGCCACCCCGTGCACGGCCTGCTGCCCCATGAGGCCGACGGGCTCGTCCGCCAGCTTGTCGCGCTGACGGAGGTCGACTACAAACGGGTCGACCCCGCGGCCGGCGAAGGCGGGTTCCACCGCTGGCTGACCGATCAACTCCTCTTCCTTGTCAGTGAGTTGCCGAAGGAATCCCAGCAACTGGCCCGGCAGCTGGGGCTGCCCGACGCGGATGGTCTGCGGCAGAATCTGTCCCGTCACGAGGTGACCGACCGGAAGCCGGCCCTGCTGCACGGCGACCTCAACCCCTGGAACCTGGTCCGCCGCGACGACCGCCTGGCGCTGACCATCATCGACTGGGAGATGGCGGTGGTCGGGGATCCGCTCTACGACCTCGTCCGGCACATGCACCTCACCCCGACGAGGCCGGAGATCCGCGACCGGATGTTCCGGCTGTGGGAGCGCCTGTTGCCCCCGGAGTACACGTGTGACTGGCGCAAGGACTGGCGTGTGTACCGGTGGATCGAGATCGTGCGGTCCGCGTACATCGACCTCGACCGGCTGGTCACCGGAGCGAGCCTGGATGCTCCCAACGTACGCCGTGCCGTGGATTCCTACGCCATGACACTGGCTGCCGCCAAGGGCTTGCTGGGCCTGCCCGACCGCCGGACGGCGAACCCCTATCTCGCCCGCGCCCTGGTCTAG
- a CDS encoding TetR family transcriptional regulator — translation MSEIGLRERKKRRMYQSVSDIAIRLFLEKGFDAVSVAEIAAAAEISKPTLFRYFPAKEDLVLYRIADHEDEAARVVGQGEQAPLAALRRHFLEGLERGDPITGMNDHPQVVAFHALLYGTPALVAGMYGHLERAEAALAEALGGDLDARLAAGQIVAVRRILAQENWRRIRGGEPVEEVRRDAVAAAERAFAQLEDAFPYLA, via the coding sequence ATGAGCGAGATCGGCCTGCGTGAGCGCAAGAAGCGGCGGATGTATCAGTCCGTGTCGGACATCGCCATCCGACTGTTCCTGGAGAAGGGCTTCGATGCCGTCTCCGTGGCGGAGATCGCCGCCGCGGCCGAGATCTCCAAGCCGACGCTGTTCCGGTACTTCCCGGCGAAGGAGGACCTCGTCCTGTACCGGATCGCCGATCACGAGGACGAGGCCGCGCGGGTTGTCGGTCAGGGCGAGCAGGCGCCCCTTGCCGCGCTGCGGCGGCACTTTCTGGAGGGGCTGGAGCGGGGTGATCCCATCACCGGGATGAACGACCATCCCCAGGTGGTGGCGTTCCATGCGCTGCTGTACGGGACTCCGGCCCTGGTCGCGGGGATGTACGGCCATCTGGAGCGGGCGGAGGCCGCGCTGGCCGAGGCGCTCGGCGGTGACCTGGACGCTCGGCTGGCCGCGGGGCAGATCGTGGCCGTGCGGCGGATCCTCGCGCAGGAGAACTGGCGGCGGATCAGGGGAGGGGAGCCGGTGGAGGAGGTGCGGCGGGATGCCGTCGCGGCCGCCGAGCGGGCGTTCGCGCAGTTGGAAGACGCGTTTCCGTATCTCGCCTGA
- a CDS encoding HelD family protein produces the protein MTSPDPALQDSLHRERAHHDRCRTALAAMVDGAQDHVVTGEDVSASGADAEVLGYRLRSRAKEMRELPEGPLFFGRLDFRTDSEHGGQHYHIGRLRITEHPAVPPLVVDWRAPVSRAFYQASGRDPQGVLVRRRFGWAPGSRGDSADLTGLEDEHLGRGEERVSGIVTREIERPRVGPMRDIAATIQPEQDDLVRGDLARSVCVQGAPGTGKTAVGLHRAAYLLYTHPQRIRRGGLLILGPNRTFLSYISEVLPALGETGVRQSTLVEEIARHPVSGRDEPAAALLKHDARMADVLRRALYARVSVESADSLAVPDGSYRWRVSGDELQRIVAGVRAEQPPYVIGRERVRTRIVERIRAQAERRAGAVPGAWVRKIERARAIGECLDAVWPRVRPEEVVAELLTDADALAGAADGVLDTHEQKALLWARPPRSWKSARWSAADLVLLDEVAGLMEHPEGYGHLVVDEAQDLSPMECRAIARRASFGSLTVLGDLAQGTTPWAARSWPALLAHLGKPDAAVVPLTTGFRMPQAVVDLANRLLARLDVDLPPARSLRGDGELSFREAASGDRPGAVVDAVRSALDHEGSIGVVAADVDVDRVRSALGAAGIEDARVSVVPASLVKGLEYDHVVAVEPATIAEAEERGLHRLYVVLTRAVSRLEVVHERRLPFEAGRQCAP, from the coding sequence ATGACGTCACCCGACCCAGCCCTCCAGGACTCCCTCCACCGCGAACGCGCCCACCACGACCGCTGCCGTACCGCCCTCGCCGCCATGGTCGACGGCGCCCAGGACCATGTCGTCACCGGCGAGGACGTCTCCGCCTCCGGTGCCGACGCCGAAGTGCTCGGGTACCGGCTGCGCAGCCGGGCCAAGGAGATGCGGGAACTGCCTGAAGGACCCCTGTTCTTCGGTCGGTTGGATTTCCGGACCGACAGTGAGCACGGCGGGCAGCACTATCACATCGGGCGGTTGCGGATCACCGAGCACCCCGCCGTCCCGCCCCTCGTCGTCGACTGGCGCGCGCCCGTCTCGCGTGCCTTCTACCAGGCCAGTGGCCGTGATCCACAGGGCGTGCTGGTCCGGCGGCGGTTCGGCTGGGCGCCGGGCAGCCGCGGTGACTCCGCCGACCTGACCGGGCTGGAGGACGAGCACCTCGGGCGCGGCGAGGAGCGCGTCAGCGGCATCGTCACCCGCGAGATAGAGCGCCCCCGCGTCGGGCCCATGCGGGACATCGCGGCGACCATCCAGCCCGAGCAGGACGACCTCGTACGAGGTGATCTCGCCCGGTCGGTGTGCGTGCAGGGCGCTCCGGGGACAGGAAAGACCGCCGTCGGCCTCCATCGCGCCGCCTATCTCCTCTACACCCACCCGCAGCGCATCCGGCGCGGCGGGCTGCTCATCCTCGGACCCAACCGCACCTTCCTCTCCTACATCTCCGAAGTGCTGCCGGCCCTCGGCGAGACCGGCGTACGGCAGTCCACGCTCGTCGAGGAGATCGCCCGGCATCCGGTGAGCGGCAGGGACGAGCCGGCCGCCGCCCTCCTCAAGCACGACGCCCGGATGGCCGATGTCCTGCGGCGGGCGCTGTACGCGCGCGTGTCGGTCGAGAGCGCCGACTCCCTTGCCGTTCCGGACGGTTCGTACCGGTGGCGGGTGTCCGGCGATGAGCTCCAGCGGATCGTCGCGGGCGTGCGGGCCGAGCAGCCGCCGTACGTCATCGGACGGGAGCGGGTGCGGACGCGGATCGTGGAGCGTATTCGGGCGCAGGCGGAGCGGCGTGCGGGGGCGGTGCCGGGCGCCTGGGTGCGGAAGATCGAGCGGGCGCGGGCGATCGGCGAGTGCCTGGACGCCGTATGGCCGCGGGTGCGGCCCGAGGAGGTCGTCGCCGAACTCCTCACCGACGCCGATGCGTTGGCCGGGGCCGCCGACGGGGTGCTCGACACCCACGAGCAGAAGGCACTGCTGTGGGCGCGACCGCCGCGTTCCTGGAAGAGCGCACGCTGGTCGGCCGCCGATCTCGTCCTGCTCGACGAGGTCGCCGGGCTCATGGAGCATCCCGAGGGGTACGGCCATCTCGTCGTCGACGAGGCGCAGGACCTCTCCCCGATGGAGTGCCGGGCCATCGCCCGCCGGGCGTCCTTCGGGTCGCTGACCGTGCTCGGGGATCTCGCGCAGGGGACCACGCCGTGGGCCGCGCGGTCCTGGCCCGCGCTCCTCGCACACCTCGGAAAACCGGACGCCGCCGTGGTGCCGCTCACCACCGGGTTCCGGATGCCGCAGGCCGTCGTAGACCTGGCGAACCGGCTCCTGGCACGGCTGGATGTGGACCTGCCGCCCGCCCGATCGCTGCGTGGCGACGGGGAGTTGAGCTTTCGGGAGGCGGCGTCCGGTGATCGTCCGGGGGCAGTCGTGGACGCGGTACGGAGCGCGCTCGACCACGAAGGGTCCATCGGAGTCGTCGCCGCCGATGTGGACGTGGACCGGGTGCGGTCGGCGCTCGGTGCGGCCGGGATCGAGGATGCCCGGGTTTCCGTCGTACCCGCGAGCCTCGTCAAGGGGCTGGAGTACGACCACGTCGTCGCCGTCGAGCCCGCGACGATAGCGGAGGCGGAGGAGCGGGGCCTGCACCGGCTGTACGTCGTCCTGACCCGGGCGGTGTCGCGCCTGGAGGTGGTACACGAGCGCCGGTTGCCCTTCGAGGCCGGTCGGCAGTGCGCCCCGTAA
- a CDS encoding nitroreductase/quinone reductase family protein, which translates to MPNDFNQQIIDEFRANHGAVGGYFEGARLLLLTTTGARTGAPHTTPLGYLPDGAERVLVIASAGGSSRHPAWYHNLRANPQVTVESGAFTYPARAVVLAGEERDQAFARAVEAEPGWAAYQEKAGRVIPVVALYEIEQDGPPNIRAGSLGEAIKVIHDGFRRELALIRKEMADGAALGAQLRVNCLTFCHGLHYHHTAEDMGMFPVLADRHPEAAPVLARLREEHERIAELVEELRAAVSAGSDAGSAHAEVERLATELEEHLTYEEEELIPLLSAPLETP; encoded by the coding sequence ATGCCCAATGACTTCAACCAGCAGATCATCGACGAGTTCCGCGCCAACCACGGCGCGGTCGGCGGCTACTTCGAAGGCGCCCGCCTCCTGCTGCTGACCACCACCGGCGCCCGCACCGGCGCCCCGCACACCACCCCCCTCGGCTACCTCCCCGACGGCGCCGAACGCGTCCTGGTCATCGCCTCGGCCGGCGGCTCCTCCCGGCACCCCGCCTGGTACCACAACCTCCGCGCCAACCCCCAAGTCACCGTCGAGAGCGGCGCGTTCACGTATCCCGCGCGGGCCGTCGTCCTGGCGGGCGAGGAACGCGACCAGGCCTTCGCGCGGGCCGTCGAGGCGGAGCCGGGCTGGGCGGCGTACCAGGAGAAGGCGGGCCGCGTGATACCGGTGGTCGCCCTTTACGAGATCGAGCAGGACGGCCCGCCGAACATCAGGGCGGGCTCCCTCGGCGAGGCGATCAAGGTCATCCACGACGGCTTCCGCCGTGAACTCGCCCTGATCCGCAAGGAGATGGCCGACGGCGCCGCCCTCGGCGCCCAGCTCCGCGTCAACTGCCTCACCTTCTGCCACGGCCTGCACTACCACCACACCGCCGAGGACATGGGCATGTTCCCGGTCCTCGCCGACCGGCACCCCGAGGCCGCCCCTGTCCTGGCCCGGCTGCGGGAGGAGCACGAGCGGATCGCCGAGCTGGTGGAGGAACTGCGCGCCGCCGTGTCCGCCGGGTCGGACGCGGGGTCCGCTCACGCGGAGGTGGAGCGGCTGGCGACGGAGCTGGAGGAGCATCTGACGTACGAGGAAGAGGAGTTGATCCCGCTGCTGAGCGCTCCGCTGGAAACGCCGTGA
- a CDS encoding HAD domain-containing protein, with protein MLLFLDVDGTLIPFGATWPYPEYEARFALPEGAGHPLLPRVDPGLGARLTALDCELVWATTWMDDANECLAPWLGLPPLPLVDWPGGGEGKPRGLHWKTRPLVAWADGRPFVWVDDEITDVDREWVAAHHPVRALLHRVDHRYGLTDADFRVLRRWVSGRCGPEAR; from the coding sequence ATGCTCCTTTTCCTCGATGTGGACGGGACGCTGATCCCGTTCGGGGCGACCTGGCCCTACCCGGAGTACGAGGCACGGTTCGCGCTGCCGGAGGGCGCCGGCCATCCGCTGCTGCCCCGCGTCGATCCCGGGCTCGGGGCCCGGCTCACCGCGCTGGACTGCGAGTTGGTGTGGGCCACGACCTGGATGGACGACGCCAACGAGTGCCTGGCGCCCTGGCTCGGCCTGCCCCCGCTGCCGCTGGTCGACTGGCCGGGCGGTGGCGAGGGCAAGCCGCGCGGCCTGCACTGGAAGACCCGGCCGCTGGTCGCGTGGGCGGACGGGCGGCCCTTCGTCTGGGTCGACGACGAGATCACCGACGTGGACCGGGAGTGGGTGGCCGCCCATCACCCCGTACGGGCGCTGCTGCATCGTGTGGATCACCGGTACGGGCTGACCGACGCGGACTTCCGGGTGCTGCGGCGGTGGGTCAGCGGGCGGTGCGGCCCAGAAGCTCGGTGA